The following is a genomic window from Lysinibacillus sp. G4S2.
ACGGTGCAAGCAGATATTTTAAAAGAAGATCAAGGGCAAAACACATGTATTTTCTCAACAGAGTTTGCGTTACGTATGATGGGAGATATTCAGCAATACTTTATTGATCATAAAGTGCGTAATTACTACTCAGTATCTATTTCTGGTTACCATATTGCTGAAGCTGGAGCGAACCCAATTTCACAGTTGGCCTTTACATTAGCAAATGGCTTTACGTATGTGGAATATTATTTAAGTCGTGGAATGAATATTGATGATTTTGCGCCAAATCTATCATTCTTCTTCTCTAACGGACTTGACCCAGAGTACACAGTTATTGGACGTGTAGCACGTCGTATTTGGGCAGTTATTATGCGCGATAAGTATGGCGCTAATGAACGTGCACAAAAACTAAAATATCATATCCAAACATCTGGACGTAGTTTGCATGCACAGGAGATCGATTTTAATGATATCCGCACAACGTTACAGGCATTAATGGCTTTACAGGATAATTGTAATTCATTGCATACAAATGCATATGATGAAGCAATTACAACGCCTACGGAAGAATCTGTACGTCGCGCAATGGCCATTCAAATGATTATTACGAAGGAACATGGCTTAGCGAAAAATGAAAACCCATTACAAGGTGCATTTATTGTGGAAGAATTAACGGACCTTGTAGAAGAAGCGGTACTAGAAGAGTTCGATCGTATCAATGATCGTGGTGGCGTGCTAGGTGCAATGGAAACACAATATCAGCGCGGTAAGATTCAAGAGGAATCCATGTACTACGAAATGCTAAAACATTCGGGTGAGTTACCAATCATTGGTGTAAACACATACTTAAATCCGAACCCACCTTCAGAGGACGAAATTGATAATATGGAAATTGCGCGTGCATCAACGGAAGAAAAAGAGACACAAATTCATAATTTACATGCCTTCTGGAAGCAACATGAAAGTGAAGCGGAAGCGGCAATTGCTCGTTTACAACAAGTAGCTGTAAACAATGGCAATATTTTCGCGGAGCTTATGGAAACCGTAAAAGTAGCTAGCTTAGGGCAAATCACGAATGCTTTATATGAAGTAGGCGGACAATATCGTCGTAATATGTAAATCGTAAACGTGCATATATTCTATTTTATACAAAATGCTTCTGTATTTTTAAGTGTCTAGTCTTAGGATTAGGCACTTTTTTTTAATTCCGTTATAATAGAAATGTAAAAAAAGGGGAGGCGCAGTAGTTGATGAAATCAGGTATTCACTACATTATTATTTTAGCTTTAGTGCTAGGAGTTATTTTCCTTTATGATAAGCAATTTGGCGCTATTCCGATATTATTATTATCTGTCTATTTGTTTTACTTTGGGATAAAAAAAATGCGTGATATAAAAAACCAATAATTGAAGCTAGCAATGAGGATAAAACTTTGTATATAATGGGTATTATGCTTATGATATGGAAAGTTACTTTTGTGCGGCCTTTTTTGCTGCACTCCGAAAATAAAGCAATATAATTTTAAAACGTCCATTGTGATGAGGGAAAGGAAGTGCACGAATGAATTTTCGTGAAATGACAAAGGAACAATTAACGGAAGAATCGTTAATTAACTTAGCTTATGCAATTTTAAATGAAAAACGTGCCTCAGTGTCTTTTAATGACTTATTAACAATACTTCAAGAATTTACAGGCTATAGCGATGAAGAAATGAAAGCTCGCCTACTACAATTTTACACAGATTTAAATGTAGATGGCCGCTTCTTATTTAATCAGGAGGCTGGTTGGGGCTTACGTGAATGGTATAAAGTTGAACAAATCGAAGAAGAAACAGCTCCTTCTGTTAAAACTCATAAGAAAAAATCTAAAGCTGCCCTTGAAGATGAAGAAGATTTAGAAGAAGATTTAGAAGAAGAAGATATTGACTTTGATGAAGACTATGAAGAATTCGTTGAAGAAGATGAGCTAGATGAAGATAATGATAAAGAAGATATTGATTTTGAAGAAGAAGAAGATATAGAAGACATCGATGAGGAAATCGATGAAGACTTTGTTGATGAAGATGAAGATGAATTTGAAGACGAAGAGGAAGAAAACTAACTTATTTCAGCAAACATCTGTTGAAATAAGTTAGAAGCCTCTGGCGGATGTCACGGAAATCGGAAAGGAGTTCTTTGTGCATGTACAAAGCCGATTTCGGACGCAATTATGCCGAGGCATAATTGATGATAATGACTCTTTGAATTTTCTTTCTTTTATACTTGTAGTAAAAAATCTTGACTTCTATCGCGGTTACGTTTAATCTTTTACTTGGGCTCCTTAATTAAAGGAGAAAGACCGTGTATGTAATACGCTCCCCCTGCAAACCTATGCAGGA
Proteins encoded in this region:
- the rpoE gene encoding DNA-directed RNA polymerase subunit delta translates to MNFREMTKEQLTEESLINLAYAILNEKRASVSFNDLLTILQEFTGYSDEEMKARLLQFYTDLNVDGRFLFNQEAGWGLREWYKVEQIEEETAPSVKTHKKKSKAALEDEEDLEEDLEEEDIDFDEDYEEFVEEDELDEDNDKEDIDFEEEEDIEDIDEEIDEDFVDEDEDEFEDEEEEN